A single window of Mycobacterium sp. ITM-2016-00318 DNA harbors:
- a CDS encoding N-acetylmuramoyl-L-alanine amidase, whose protein sequence is MLFTAIAGTVVILPWALPSTPFDEDRRPLAEQTQLTQQPLTGLGGGETIREIHQDTPFSLVALTATDLDGTSARVRARKPDGSWGPWYEAENLDGVGDASSAPRGTEPVFVGLTTTVQIAVNRPAGATASAPQKPAVVVGPADPDLGYLPANTNQPFGQNVNAVLISPPQAPVGDLPLPNAVTPPGQPPNIITRAQWGADESMKCPNTVYDDGVRAGIVHHTAGSNDYGPQDSAAIVRSIYAYHTRTLGWCDIAYNALVDKYGQVFEGRAGGMDRPVEGAHTGGFNKDTWGVAMLGNFDLAPPTPIMLRTVGRLLGWRLGIDHVDPRGTVVLPSDGGSFTHFARGATPTLPTIFTHRDVGNTECPGNGAYASMDQIRDIASRFNEPLPPPSLKDLLRGGAILAKWESLGGDTSALGAPRSPEAAGEGGARYATFDKGAVYWSPESGAEPVTGEIYQAWGSLGYERGALGLPTSGEIQEPQWIVQNFQHGTLNFDREKGTVTRVIDGIAEELPPSDDAPVQLERIKPIDPS, encoded by the coding sequence ATGTTGTTCACCGCAATCGCGGGGACCGTGGTGATCCTTCCGTGGGCGCTTCCGAGCACACCGTTCGATGAAGACCGCCGCCCGCTCGCCGAGCAGACCCAGTTGACACAGCAGCCGCTGACCGGCCTCGGCGGCGGCGAAACGATTCGCGAGATCCACCAGGACACCCCGTTCTCGCTCGTCGCCCTTACCGCGACCGACCTCGATGGGACCTCGGCGCGGGTGCGGGCCCGCAAGCCCGACGGCTCGTGGGGGCCGTGGTACGAGGCCGAGAATCTCGACGGCGTCGGCGACGCGTCGTCCGCACCCCGCGGCACCGAACCGGTGTTCGTGGGACTCACCACCACGGTGCAGATCGCGGTGAACCGCCCGGCCGGCGCAACGGCATCCGCGCCGCAGAAGCCCGCCGTCGTCGTCGGCCCCGCCGATCCGGACCTCGGCTACCTCCCCGCCAACACCAACCAGCCGTTCGGGCAGAACGTGAACGCCGTGTTGATCAGCCCGCCACAGGCGCCGGTCGGTGATCTGCCGCTGCCCAACGCCGTGACACCGCCGGGCCAGCCGCCGAACATCATCACCCGCGCGCAATGGGGCGCCGACGAATCGATGAAGTGCCCCAACACCGTTTACGACGATGGCGTGCGGGCGGGCATCGTGCACCACACCGCGGGAAGCAACGACTACGGTCCGCAGGATTCCGCGGCGATCGTCCGATCGATCTACGCGTATCACACCCGCACCCTCGGCTGGTGCGACATCGCCTACAACGCATTGGTCGACAAGTACGGGCAGGTGTTCGAGGGGCGGGCCGGTGGAATGGACAGGCCGGTCGAGGGTGCGCACACCGGCGGGTTCAACAAGGACACCTGGGGTGTGGCGATGCTCGGCAACTTCGACCTCGCACCGCCGACACCGATAATGCTGCGCACGGTCGGGCGGCTGCTCGGTTGGCGTCTCGGCATCGACCACGTCGACCCAAGGGGCACAGTTGTTCTGCCATCGGACGGCGGCTCGTTCACCCACTTTGCGAGGGGTGCGACGCCGACCCTGCCGACGATCTTCACCCACCGCGATGTCGGCAACACGGAATGTCCCGGCAACGGCGCCTACGCGTCGATGGACCAGATCCGCGACATCGCTTCGCGTTTCAACGAGCCACTGCCGCCACCAAGCCTCAAGGACCTACTGCGCGGCGGTGCGATCCTGGCCAAGTGGGAATCGCTCGGCGGAGACACCAGCGCACTCGGCGCACCGCGGTCCCCGGAAGCCGCCGGTGAAGGCGGTGCCCGCTACGCGACCTTCGACAAGGGCGCGGTGTACTGGTCACCGGAAAGCGGCGCCGAACCCGTCACCGGCGAGATCTATCAGGCGTGGGGTTCACTCGGCTACGAGCGCGGCGCGCTGGGGCTGCCGACAAGCGGCGAGATTCAGGAGCCGCAGTGGATAGTGCAGAACTTCCAGCACGGCACGCTGAACTTCGACCGTGAAAAGGGCACCGTCACAAGGGTTATCGACGGCATAGCCGAGGAGCTACCGCCCTCGGACGACGCGCCGGTCCAGCTGGAGCGGATCAAACCCATCGATCCCAGCTGA
- a CDS encoding 1-acyl-sn-glycerol-3-phosphate acyltransferase → MEPVFRTLEIACSAGVAVSGTRITYHGLEHIPDRGGAVVAINHTSYLDWMPAALAAYKRHRRLRFMIKQEMTQVKVVNFLISHTGTIPVNRKAGRGAYTVAVDRLRAGELVAVYPEATISRSFELKEFKTGAARMAIDAQVPIIPLIVWGAHRRWTKDHPRRLMRGKIPFTVAVGAPVPPAENVAQTDAAMREAMTVVLHRAQESYEHPEGAYWVPRRMGGSAPTLDEAKVLDEAELAERARREQQA, encoded by the coding sequence ATGGAACCGGTTTTCCGCACGCTGGAGATCGCCTGCAGCGCAGGTGTTGCCGTATCCGGAACCCGAATCACCTACCACGGGCTCGAGCACATCCCCGACCGCGGCGGCGCCGTGGTCGCGATCAATCACACCAGTTATCTGGACTGGATGCCCGCCGCGCTGGCTGCGTACAAGCGGCACCGGCGGCTGCGCTTCATGATCAAGCAGGAGATGACGCAAGTGAAGGTCGTCAACTTCCTGATCAGTCACACCGGGACGATCCCGGTGAACCGCAAGGCGGGTCGGGGGGCGTACACGGTCGCGGTGGATCGGCTGCGTGCGGGCGAGCTCGTCGCCGTGTACCCGGAGGCGACGATCAGCCGCAGCTTCGAGCTCAAGGAGTTCAAGACCGGGGCGGCGCGAATGGCCATCGATGCGCAGGTGCCGATCATCCCGCTGATCGTGTGGGGCGCACACCGGCGGTGGACCAAGGACCATCCGCGCAGGCTGATGCGCGGCAAGATCCCGTTCACCGTCGCCGTCGGTGCGCCGGTGCCGCCTGCCGAGAACGTCGCGCAGACCGATGCCGCGATGCGCGAGGCGATGACCGTCGTGCTGCACCGGGCGCAGGAGTCCTACGAGCATCCCGAGGGCGCGTACTGGGTGCCACGGCGGATGGGCGGATCGGCGCCCACGCTCGACGAAGCGAAGGTGCTCGACGAGGCCGAACTGGCCGAGCGCGCCCGTAGGGAGCAGCAGGCTTGA
- a CDS encoding 1-acyl-sn-glycerol-3-phosphate acyltransferase, whose protein sequence is MEPVYGTVIQLARLAWRLQGLKFTVTGVENLPVTGGAVVAINHTSYFDFTFAGLPAYRQKRGRKVRFMAKKEVFDNKITGPIMRSLRHIEVDRADGSASYGQACEKLKEGELVGVYPEATISRSFEIKDCKSGAARMAIACDVPIVPHIVWGAQRIWTKGHPKNMWRPKVPISVAVGEPIPPTLPAAELTALLHSRMQHLLEKVQDEYGPHPPGEFWVPHRLGGGAPTLAEANLMDAEEASQKAQARAARREQGGDPAGASG, encoded by the coding sequence GTGGAACCCGTTTACGGCACCGTGATTCAACTCGCCCGCCTGGCGTGGCGGTTGCAGGGGTTGAAGTTCACCGTGACCGGAGTGGAGAATCTGCCGGTCACCGGTGGCGCCGTCGTCGCGATCAACCACACCAGCTACTTCGACTTCACCTTCGCCGGTCTGCCGGCTTACCGGCAGAAGCGCGGCCGCAAGGTGCGCTTCATGGCGAAGAAAGAGGTCTTCGACAACAAGATCACCGGTCCGATCATGCGTAGCCTGCGACACATCGAGGTGGACAGGGCCGACGGCTCGGCCTCCTACGGGCAGGCCTGCGAGAAGCTCAAAGAGGGCGAACTGGTCGGCGTCTACCCCGAGGCGACGATCAGCCGCAGTTTCGAGATCAAGGACTGCAAATCCGGCGCGGCGCGGATGGCCATCGCGTGCGACGTTCCGATCGTGCCGCACATCGTGTGGGGTGCCCAGCGCATCTGGACCAAGGGACATCCGAAGAACATGTGGCGGCCCAAGGTGCCGATCTCGGTGGCGGTCGGCGAGCCGATCCCCCCGACGCTGCCTGCGGCCGAGTTGACCGCACTGCTGCATTCGCGCATGCAGCACCTGCTGGAGAAGGTGCAGGACGAGTACGGGCCTCATCCGCCGGGCGAGTTCTGGGTGCCACACCGACTCGGCGGCGGGGCGCCCACGTTGGCCGAGGCGAACCTGATGGACGCCGAGGAGGCCAGCCAGAAGGCCCAAGCGAGGGCCGCGCGCCGTGAGCAGGGGGGCGACCCGGCTGGAGCATCGGGCTAG
- a CDS encoding HAD family hydrolase, whose amino-acid sequence MTPELIASDVDGTLLDDDEMITPRTRSAVLAAVDAGTRFVLATGRPPRWVQPVVDALGFAPMAVCANGAVIYDPAADRVVSARTLSADELGEIAEIATRVIPGAGLAVERVGRTAHDAATPQFVSSPGYEHAWLNPDNTEVSVEDLLGAPAIKLLIRKAGARSSEMAAELAEHVGLQGDITYSTNNGLIEVVPLGISKATGVEEVARPYDITAEGVVAFGDMPNDIPMLRWAGLGVAMGNAHPEAVEAADEVTAPNTDDGLAQVLERWWDVG is encoded by the coding sequence TTGACACCCGAACTGATCGCGAGCGACGTGGACGGCACGCTGCTCGACGACGACGAAATGATCACCCCGCGCACCCGCAGCGCCGTACTGGCCGCGGTGGACGCGGGCACCCGGTTCGTGCTCGCGACGGGCCGCCCGCCCCGCTGGGTGCAACCCGTCGTCGATGCGCTCGGGTTCGCGCCGATGGCGGTCTGCGCGAACGGCGCGGTGATCTACGACCCCGCCGCCGACCGGGTCGTGTCCGCGCGGACGCTGTCGGCGGACGAGCTCGGTGAGATCGCCGAGATCGCCACCCGCGTCATCCCCGGCGCCGGCCTCGCGGTAGAGCGGGTCGGCAGGACCGCCCACGACGCGGCCACCCCGCAGTTCGTCAGCTCGCCCGGCTACGAGCACGCGTGGCTCAATCCCGACAACACCGAGGTGTCGGTCGAGGATCTGCTCGGTGCGCCGGCGATCAAGCTGCTGATCCGCAAGGCGGGCGCACGCAGCTCCGAGATGGCGGCCGAGTTGGCCGAACATGTCGGCCTGCAAGGCGATATCACCTACTCGACGAACAACGGCCTGATCGAGGTGGTGCCGCTGGGTATCAGCAAGGCAACCGGAGTCGAAGAAGTGGCGCGGCCGTATGACATCACCGCCGAGGGTGTGGTGGCGTTCGGTGACATGCCCAACGACATCCCGATGCTGCGGTGGGCGGGCCTCGGTGTGGCGATGGGCAACGCGCACCCCGAGGCGGTCGAGGCGGCCGACGAGGTCACGGCGCCGAACACCGACGACGGGCTGGCGCAGGTGCTGGAACGCTGGTGGGACGTCGGATGA